Within Massilia litorea, the genomic segment ATTACCCGCGCTGGGTAATCAAGGCCGTACAGGGTTGAGACCGATGTCGAAGTACTTCAATAAACCATCTAAATCAGTAACAGAAGAAGGGAAGCCAGCATGAAAATCCATGAGTATCAGGGCAAAGAAATCCTCCGAAAGTTCGGAGTGACGGTTCCGCGCGGCATTCCGTGCATGTCGGTCGAAGAGGCCGTCAAGGCAGCTGAAGAGCTGGGCGGCCCGGTCTGGGTCGTCAAGGCCCAGATCCATGCTGGCGGCCGTGGTAAAGGCGGCGGCGTGAAGGTTGCCAAGTCGCTCGAGCAGGTCAAGGAATACGCAGAACAGATCATGGGCATGCAGCTCGTGACCCACCAGACCGGCCCTGAAGGCCAGAAGGTGCGCCGCCTGCTGATCGAAGAAGGCGCCGACATCAAGAAGGAACTGTACGTGTCGATGGTCACCGACCGCGTGACCCAGAAGGTCGTGCTGATGGCCTCGTCGGAAGGCGGCATGGACATCGAAGAAGTCGCGCACAGCAATCCTGAAAAAATCCACTCGATCGCGATCGACCCGGCCGTCGGCCTGACCGACGCCGAAGCCGACGAGATCTCGACCAAGATCGGCATTCCTGCCGAATCGCTGGCCGAAGCACGCCAGAACCTGAAGGGCCTGTACCAGGCTTACTGGGACACCGATTCGTCGCTGGCCGAAATCAACCCGCTGATCCTGACCGGCGACGGTAAAGTCATCGCCCTGGACGCGAAGTTCAACTTCGACGCCAACGCCCTGTTCCGCCAGCCGGAAATCATGGCTTACCGCGACCTGGACGAAGAAGATCCAGCCGAAGTCGAAGCATCGAAGTTCGACCTCGCCTACATCTCGCTCGACGGCAACATCGGCTGCCTGGTGAACGGCGCCGGCCTAGCCATGGCCACCATGGACACCATCAAGCTGTTCGGCGGCGAGCCGGCCAACTTCCTGGACGTGGGCGGCGGTGCGACGGCTGAGAAAGTCACCGAAGCATTCAAGATCATGCTGAAGAACCCAGGCCTGAAAGCCATCCTGGTCAACATCTTCGGCGGCATCATGCGTTGCGACGTCATCGCCGAAGGCGTGATCACCGCATCGAAGGCCGTCTCGCTGAAAGTGCCGCTCGTCGTGCGCATGAAGGGCACCAACGAAGACCTGGGCAAGAAGATGCTGGCCGACTCCGGTCTGCCGATCATCGCCGCCGATACGATGGAAGACGCAGCCAAGGCCGTCGTCGCCGCTGCAGCTGGTAACGCCTAATTCGAAGGAATAAACAAATGTCGATCCTGATCAACAAAGATACAAAAGTCATCACCCAGGGTATCACCGGCAAGACCGGTCAGTTCCATACCCGCATGTGCCGCGACTACGCGAACGGCAAAGCTGCCTTCGTCGCAGGCGTGAACCCGAAGAAAGCCGGCGAAGACTTCGAAGGCATCCCGATTTTCGCCAACGTCTCGGAAGCGAAAGCTGCCACCGGCGCCACCGTGTCGGTCATCTACGTCCCGCCGGCAGGCGCGGCCGCCGCAATCTGGGAAGCTGTCGAAGCCGACCTGGACCTGGCCATCTGCATCACCGAAGGCATCCCTGTCCGCGACATGATGGCCCTGAAAGACCGCATGGCCAAGGCCGGTTCGAAGACCCTGCTGCTGGGTCCTAACTGCCCAGGCCTGATCACCCCGGACGAAATCAAGATCGGCATCATGCCTGGTCACATCCACCGCAAGGGCCGCATCGGCGTCGTCTCGCGCTCGGGCACCCTGACCTATGAAGCAGTCGGCCAGCTGACCGCACTGGGTCTCGGTCAATCGTCGGCAGTCGGCATCGGCGGCGACCCGATCAACGGCCTGAAGCACATCGACATCATGAAGATGTTCAATGACGATCCTGATACCGACGCGGTCATCATGATCGGCGAAATCGGCGGTCCGGACGAAGCCAACGCTGCTCACTGGGTCAAGGACAACATGAAGAAGCCAGTGGTCGGCTTCATCGCCGGTGTCACCGCTCCTCCGGGCAAGCGCATGGGCCACGCCGGCGCGCTGATCTCGGGCGGCGCCGATACCGCGCAAGCCAAGCTGGACATCATGGAAGAGTGCGGCATCAAAGCCACCAAGAACCCGTCGGAAATGGCACGCCTGCTGAAGGCCATGCTGTAATCCCGGACAATTCTTGTTCTTGAAAGGAGCCTGCGGGCTCCTTTTTTTTTCCATATGAACAGAAAATGCACGGTGGGTGACAAAATTTGTCAGCCCAGGGTGGGTAGGTGACAAGTTTCGTCGCTTTAATTGCCGTGAAATTAAGGATTCCGGGGTGAAATGGGCTGGCACGGCACTTGCAATAGGTAATGCGTGGCACGAAGCAATACCGAATACCGAAGCACCAACCCAATACAACTTACCCTTGGAGAACCACCATGAAATCGATGAAAATTGTTAAGAAAGCAGAAGCCGGCTTCACCCTGATCGAACTGATGATCGTTGTTGCCATCATCGGCATCCTGGCCGCTGTCGCCATCCCGAACTACCAGAACTACACCGCAAAATCGAAGTTCGGTGCTGCGCTGTCGGAAGTTTCGGCCGGTAAAGTGGGCTTTGATGCCAAGTTGAACGATGGCGAAACTATCTCGAAGCCTGAAGATGTCGGCCTGGCCGCGGAAGCCAGCCCAACCTCCAACTGCAAATTCAAAGCTGGCACCGATTCGATTACCTGCACCATTCAAAACGGTCCAGCAAGCGTGAAAGACCAGGACATCGTCCTGACCCGCGGTACTGACGGCGCTTGGAGCTGCAAGGCCGCTACGGTTGAAGAAAAGCTGATCGGCAAAGGCACCTGCGTCGGCAAAGCAGCAGGCGGCTAATTCGAGCTGAACTGGATTAAGAAGACCCCGCTTCGGCGGGGTTTTTGTTTTTGGCTGAGGTGCCGCAATCGTGCACTTTCAACCAAGGTTATCGTTCCGGACTGCTCAACTGACCGGAGGATCACCGTGACATGCATAAAAGTTGTTAGGAAGACCGAAGCCGGCTTCACCCTCGTCGAACTGATGATCGTCGTTGCGATCATCGGCATCCTGGCGACGCTTGCCATCCCGGCCTACCAGGACTATGTGGCGAGGTCGAAATTCGGCGTTGCGCTGGCTGAAGTGTCCGCAGGTAAAGTCGGCATCGACACCAGGCTGAACGACGGCGAGACCGTCAGCAAGCCGGAAGAAGTCGGCCTGGCCGCAGCCGACAAGCCCACCGCCAATTGCAAGTTCGGGGCAGCGGCCGACCCCGACGCCGCCAGCCTGACCTGCCAGATCGTCGCCGGCCCGGTCGGCGTCAAGGACCAGACCATCACCCTCACGCGCGACAAGGACACCGGCGCCTGGAGCTGCAGCGCCGCCACCGTCCCCCAGAAGCTGATCGGCCGCGAAGCCGTCTGCAAGGGCAAGGCCACCTGATCCCCCAAAAAAGAAACCCCGCCAGAGCGGGGTTTTTTGCATGCTGTGAACGGCCTCAGACGATCTTCTGCCGGTCCGCCAGCAGTGCTTCGTAGGTCATGTTCTGCAACAGTGTGTAATGCGTCGGATCGAGATCGATGAACTGCATCCCATATGTAAACAGGTCCGAGTCGTCGGCCGCCTTGGTGACGTTGACGTTACGAATCGCCGCGCGTGCGGAAATCCGCACTTCCTGGTCGTCGGGCGGCGCCTTCAGGGAAAACTGCAGCGCGATCTGCTCTTCGTCGGCCGGCAGGCGGCTAGGGGAGACGACCAGCGCGCCGCTGACCGACAGGTTCAGGATCGTGCAGGCCAGCAGCCCGCCATGGGTGCCGCTGCCGCTGATCGCGGCGGGCAGGTCGACCTTGACCCGCATCGCCGTGCGCAGGCTCGTTCCCTGCACCGTGGTCGGGAAGGACACATGGACATAGAACAGGGGCCGTGCAAACACGCGCTCGACCGTGCAGGCGAAGGAGCATACCTTGACGCCCGAGAACACCCGGATCGTCAGGCGCTCGCCTTCGGCCAGCGCGATCGGTGCACCATTTTCCATCGGAATCTTGAGGATGATGTACTCATCCTTGATATAGCCGATCAGGCTCGAGAAATGCTGGACCGGCTTGACGCGGCGATGCGTGATGAGCTGCAGGCGTGTGCCGACCTGGAGATTCATGGTCTCGAAATCGACGTCCTGCGGTTTGAGCTCGTTCGCCTGTCCGGCCTGCATGCTGTTCGTTGTGAAATGGCGGGCCGGCGGCCCTGCAAGGGCAGCATGATACCACTTCAATTAATGACCAAAAGCAAGACTTTAGCGATTGTCGTAAAAAAACCCGCGATCAGGCGGGTTTTGTGGGTCAAATCCTGGACATCACGGTTTCAAGTGCTGGTCCAGCCAGCCGATGACTGTGTGGTGCCAGAGCAGCGAATTCGCCGGTTTCAGCACCCAATGGTTTTCGTCCGGGAAGACCAGCAGCTTGCTGTCGATGCCACGGCGCTGCAAGGCGGTGAAGGTGGACAGGCCCTGGGCGGTCGGAATGCGGAAGTCGAGGTCGCCCTGGATCACGAGCATCGGCGTCTTCCACT encodes:
- the sucC gene encoding ADP-forming succinate--CoA ligase subunit beta, with the protein product MKIHEYQGKEILRKFGVTVPRGIPCMSVEEAVKAAEELGGPVWVVKAQIHAGGRGKGGGVKVAKSLEQVKEYAEQIMGMQLVTHQTGPEGQKVRRLLIEEGADIKKELYVSMVTDRVTQKVVLMASSEGGMDIEEVAHSNPEKIHSIAIDPAVGLTDAEADEISTKIGIPAESLAEARQNLKGLYQAYWDTDSSLAEINPLILTGDGKVIALDAKFNFDANALFRQPEIMAYRDLDEEDPAEVEASKFDLAYISLDGNIGCLVNGAGLAMATMDTIKLFGGEPANFLDVGGGATAEKVTEAFKIMLKNPGLKAILVNIFGGIMRCDVIAEGVITASKAVSLKVPLVVRMKGTNEDLGKKMLADSGLPIIAADTMEDAAKAVVAAAAGNA
- the sucD gene encoding succinate--CoA ligase subunit alpha, with translation MSILINKDTKVITQGITGKTGQFHTRMCRDYANGKAAFVAGVNPKKAGEDFEGIPIFANVSEAKAATGATVSVIYVPPAGAAAAIWEAVEADLDLAICITEGIPVRDMMALKDRMAKAGSKTLLLGPNCPGLITPDEIKIGIMPGHIHRKGRIGVVSRSGTLTYEAVGQLTALGLGQSSAVGIGGDPINGLKHIDIMKMFNDDPDTDAVIMIGEIGGPDEANAAHWVKDNMKKPVVGFIAGVTAPPGKRMGHAGALISGGADTAQAKLDIMEECGIKATKNPSEMARLLKAML
- a CDS encoding pilin; this translates as MKSMKIVKKAEAGFTLIELMIVVAIIGILAAVAIPNYQNYTAKSKFGAALSEVSAGKVGFDAKLNDGETISKPEDVGLAAEASPTSNCKFKAGTDSITCTIQNGPASVKDQDIVLTRGTDGAWSCKAATVEEKLIGKGTCVGKAAGG
- a CDS encoding pilin — encoded protein: MTCIKVVRKTEAGFTLVELMIVVAIIGILATLAIPAYQDYVARSKFGVALAEVSAGKVGIDTRLNDGETVSKPEEVGLAAADKPTANCKFGAAADPDAASLTCQIVAGPVGVKDQTITLTRDKDTGAWSCSAATVPQKLIGREAVCKGKAT
- a CDS encoding flagellar brake protein: MQAGQANELKPQDVDFETMNLQVGTRLQLITHRRVKPVQHFSSLIGYIKDEYIILKIPMENGAPIALAEGERLTIRVFSGVKVCSFACTVERVFARPLFYVHVSFPTTVQGTSLRTAMRVKVDLPAAISGSGTHGGLLACTILNLSVSGALVVSPSRLPADEEQIALQFSLKAPPDDQEVRISARAAIRNVNVTKAADDSDLFTYGMQFIDLDPTHYTLLQNMTYEALLADRQKIV